One stretch of Corallococcus exiguus DNA includes these proteins:
- a CDS encoding FAD-dependent oxidoreductase: MHPPPLPPNLESRRPQMFPVLDARDIERMQRFGEVRHFRDGECLFAAGQPSPGMLVLAQGRVALSRRDGLGHSIPIVEEGPGQFLGEVAQLSGRPSLVDAHAVGEVEALVIPPHRLRALLVAEADLGERIMRALILRRVGLLETGAGGPVLVGPPEGAGRVRLEGFLSRNGHPYLALDPARGAEAASLLERYSPHAEELPLVVCPDGSVLKNPSESTLARALGLLPEGAFETHYDVAVVGAGPAGLATAVYAASEGLRVLVLDQRAFGGQAGASARIENYLGFPTGITGQALTARAYVQAQKFGVEMAIPAEVASLRCAAPGAPLTLELTDGRKVRTRTVVVASGARYRRPALANLGQFEGRGVFYWASPIEARMCADEEVMLVGGGNSAGQAAVFLAGHARRVRVLVRGRELAASMSSYLVERLAASPRIELVMETEVVELVGSDERGLRRVRWRHRPSGREEADDVRHLFLFIGADPATEWLTGCGVALDAKGFVRTGAVLGEEPLQAEAWEAAGREPLGFETSLPGVFAIGDARSDSVKRVGAAIGEGAAVVAQLHACLASAATRVATAPLSSPCSTP; this comes from the coding sequence ATGCATCCCCCTCCCTTGCCTCCGAACCTCGAGTCGCGCCGTCCCCAGATGTTCCCCGTCCTGGACGCCCGGGACATCGAGCGCATGCAGCGCTTCGGTGAGGTCCGGCACTTTCGTGATGGGGAGTGCCTCTTCGCGGCCGGGCAACCGAGCCCTGGGATGCTCGTGCTCGCCCAGGGCCGAGTGGCCCTCTCCCGGCGCGATGGCCTGGGACACTCGATTCCCATCGTGGAGGAGGGCCCGGGCCAGTTCCTCGGTGAAGTGGCCCAGCTCTCCGGACGCCCCTCGCTTGTCGACGCTCACGCGGTAGGGGAAGTGGAGGCGCTGGTCATCCCCCCGCACCGGCTGCGTGCGCTGCTCGTGGCGGAGGCGGACCTCGGCGAGCGCATCATGCGCGCCCTCATCTTGCGCCGCGTGGGCCTGCTCGAGACAGGCGCCGGTGGGCCCGTCCTGGTGGGCCCTCCCGAGGGCGCGGGCAGGGTTCGCCTGGAGGGCTTCCTCTCGCGCAATGGCCACCCGTACCTCGCGCTGGACCCGGCGCGGGGCGCGGAGGCGGCTTCGCTGCTCGAGCGCTACTCGCCACACGCGGAGGAGCTCCCGCTCGTGGTGTGCCCGGATGGCTCGGTCCTGAAGAATCCCTCCGAAAGCACCCTTGCCCGAGCGCTCGGCCTGCTGCCGGAGGGGGCCTTCGAGACGCACTATGACGTCGCCGTGGTGGGCGCGGGGCCCGCGGGGCTCGCCACCGCCGTGTACGCGGCCTCCGAGGGGCTGCGGGTGCTCGTCCTGGATCAGCGGGCCTTCGGGGGGCAGGCGGGCGCGAGCGCACGCATCGAGAACTATCTGGGGTTCCCCACGGGCATCACCGGCCAGGCGCTCACCGCGCGCGCCTACGTGCAGGCGCAGAAGTTCGGCGTGGAGATGGCCATCCCGGCGGAGGTCGCCTCCCTGCGCTGTGCCGCCCCTGGCGCGCCGCTCACGCTGGAGCTGACCGACGGGCGCAAGGTGCGCACGCGAACCGTGGTGGTGGCCAGTGGCGCGCGCTACCGCCGTCCCGCGCTCGCGAACCTCGGCCAGTTCGAGGGCCGTGGCGTCTTCTACTGGGCCAGCCCCATCGAGGCGCGCATGTGCGCCGACGAGGAGGTCATGCTCGTCGGCGGTGGCAACTCCGCGGGCCAGGCGGCCGTGTTCCTCGCGGGCCACGCGCGTCGGGTCCGCGTGCTCGTGCGTGGCAGGGAGCTCGCGGCGAGCATGTCCAGCTACCTCGTCGAGCGCCTGGCCGCGTCCCCTCGCATCGAGCTGGTGATGGAGACGGAGGTGGTGGAGCTGGTGGGCTCGGACGAGCGCGGCCTGCGGCGCGTGCGCTGGCGGCACCGACCCAGCGGGCGGGAGGAGGCGGACGACGTGCGTCACCTCTTCCTCTTCATCGGGGCGGATCCGGCCACGGAGTGGCTCACGGGCTGCGGTGTGGCGCTGGACGCGAAGGGCTTCGTGCGCACGGGCGCGGTGCTCGGCGAGGAGCCGCTCCAGGCGGAAGCCTGGGAGGCCGCCGGGCGGGAGCCGTTGGGTTTCGAGACGAGCCTGCCCGGAGTGTTCGCCATCGGCGATGCGCGCTCGGACTCCGTCAAGCGGGTGGGAGCAGCGATTGGAGAGGGTGCGGCCGTGGTGGCGCAGCTGCATGCCTGCCTGGCCTCCGCCGCCACGCGCGTTGCGACAGCCCCCCTCTCATCCCCATGTTCGACACCATGA
- a CDS encoding UBP-type zinc finger domain-containing protein produces MKKACPHLEDTQHHRTAPVHPSSHGCMECLKDGGDWVHLRMCLTCGHVGCCDDSPSRHATQHFHASAHPVIKSFEPGENWAWCFVDEQFLDRIPTFPGESPPVHYSAPMSAP; encoded by the coding sequence ATGAAGAAGGCATGTCCCCACCTGGAAGACACCCAGCATCACCGGACAGCTCCCGTCCACCCCAGCAGCCACGGATGCATGGAGTGTCTGAAGGACGGAGGGGACTGGGTCCATCTCCGGATGTGCCTGACCTGTGGGCACGTGGGCTGCTGCGACGACTCGCCGTCACGCCACGCGACCCAGCACTTCCACGCCAGCGCCCACCCGGTCATCAAATCGTTCGAGCCTGGAGAGAACTGGGCCTGGTGCTTCGTGGACGAGCAGTTCCTCGACCGGATCCCCACCTTCCCAGGCGAGTCACCGCCGGTGCACTACTCAGCCCCCATGAGCGCGCCCTAG
- a CDS encoding DUF2306 domain-containing protein, whose amino-acid sequence MMAIKACWVLFAALCLAVGLYPGSYFLAASNFGLRALKSSELLTDPVWNAAFYTHIALGGLALAIGWTQFVARLRLKRPGAHRLLGKVYVGAVLLSGLAGVYVGYFATGGVISASGFVSLGIVWLYTTASAYRLIKSRRLEEHRLMMTYSYAACFAAVTLRLWMPVLTHALGDFISAYRVVAWLCWLPNLGVAYLISRRQLQARELVPS is encoded by the coding sequence ATGATGGCAATCAAGGCCTGCTGGGTCCTCTTCGCCGCCCTCTGTCTGGCCGTGGGCCTCTATCCCGGCAGCTACTTCCTCGCAGCCTCGAACTTCGGACTCCGTGCCTTGAAGAGCAGCGAGCTCCTGACCGACCCCGTCTGGAACGCGGCCTTCTACACGCACATCGCCCTGGGAGGCCTCGCGCTGGCCATCGGCTGGACCCAGTTCGTCGCGAGATTGCGACTCAAGCGCCCAGGCGCACACCGGCTCCTCGGAAAGGTCTACGTCGGGGCGGTCCTGCTGAGCGGGCTCGCCGGCGTCTACGTCGGCTACTTCGCCACGGGTGGCGTCATCTCCGCGTCCGGCTTCGTCAGCCTGGGCATTGTCTGGCTTTATACCACGGCCTCCGCCTATCGGCTCATCAAGAGCCGGCGACTCGAAGAACACCGGCTCATGATGACCTACAGCTATGCCGCCTGTTTCGCGGCAGTCACGCTGAGACTCTGGATGCCCGTCCTGACTCACGCCCTGGGCGACTTCATCTCGGCCTACAGAGTCGTCGCCTGGCTTTGCTGGCTCCCCAACCTCGGCGTGGCATACCTCATCTCGCGCAGACAGCTCCAGGCGCGCGAGCTCGTGCCTTCGTGA
- a CDS encoding APC family permease: MRRAVSRWEIVGFSINDVIGSGVYLLPAAAAANLGSASTGAVVLAGLAVLLLVLCFAEAASYFDKPGSAYLYTREAFGERVGFQVGWMTWLARVSSVASLSVGFSRALGFLWPAANSGLGQGLAIAVPLLALTAINVVGVKSGARTAVFLAVTKTVPLLVFIAVGLFSVSVPLAISVAPRDGGNLGSAVLLLLFAYAGFENTAAPAGEFKNPRRDVPFALIVQIGVVTLIYTAVQWVALGTLPGVADAQTPLANAAERFLGGWGGLLMTVGGVLSILGTNSNTVLAGPRYLYALAQDGFGPAALATLHPRYRTPTVAILTQTAIALPLAFSGSFEVLATLSVVARLATYFGTALAVPVLRRKLQAPPNAFRIPGGPVIPLAAAALCVVFALSAERENLVAGAIALAVGFVLYRFQRKPDGKAALG; the protein is encoded by the coding sequence ATGCGGCGCGCGGTATCGCGCTGGGAAATCGTCGGCTTCTCCATCAACGACGTCATCGGCAGTGGTGTCTACCTGCTGCCTGCGGCGGCCGCCGCGAACCTGGGCTCGGCCAGCACGGGCGCCGTTGTGCTCGCGGGGCTGGCGGTGCTGCTGCTCGTGCTCTGCTTCGCGGAGGCGGCCAGCTACTTCGACAAGCCCGGCAGCGCCTATCTCTACACGCGTGAGGCCTTTGGAGAACGGGTGGGCTTCCAGGTCGGATGGATGACGTGGCTGGCGCGCGTCTCGTCCGTGGCCTCGTTGTCCGTCGGCTTCTCCCGCGCGCTGGGCTTCCTGTGGCCCGCGGCGAACTCGGGCTTGGGCCAGGGATTGGCCATCGCCGTGCCCCTGCTCGCGCTCACCGCCATCAACGTCGTGGGCGTGAAGAGCGGCGCTCGCACCGCGGTGTTCCTCGCCGTCACCAAGACGGTGCCGCTGCTGGTGTTCATCGCCGTGGGCCTCTTCTCCGTGTCCGTCCCGCTGGCGATATCGGTGGCTCCCAGGGATGGAGGCAACCTGGGGTCCGCGGTGCTGCTGCTGCTGTTCGCCTACGCCGGCTTCGAGAACACGGCGGCTCCGGCGGGTGAGTTCAAGAACCCACGCCGCGACGTGCCCTTCGCGCTCATCGTGCAGATAGGCGTTGTCACGCTCATCTACACGGCGGTGCAGTGGGTGGCGCTGGGCACGTTGCCCGGGGTCGCGGACGCGCAGACGCCGCTCGCGAACGCCGCCGAGCGGTTCCTCGGGGGTTGGGGTGGGCTCCTCATGACGGTGGGCGGGGTGCTGTCCATCCTGGGGACCAACAGCAACACCGTGCTCGCCGGACCGCGCTACCTGTACGCGCTGGCCCAGGATGGCTTTGGCCCGGCCGCGCTCGCCACGCTGCATCCGCGCTACCGCACTCCGACGGTCGCCATCCTCACGCAGACGGCCATCGCCCTGCCCCTGGCGTTCTCCGGCTCGTTCGAGGTGCTCGCCACGCTCTCCGTGGTGGCCCGGCTCGCCACGTACTTCGGCACCGCCCTGGCGGTGCCCGTGCTGCGCCGCAAGCTCCAGGCGCCCCCGAACGCGTTCCGCATCCCGGGCGGGCCCGTGATTCCCCTCGCCGCCGCCGCGCTGTGCGTCGTCTTCGCGCTGAGCGCGGAGCGAGAGAACCTCGTCGCCGGGGCCATCGCGCTCGCGGTGGGCTTCGTGCTCTACCGGTTCCAGCGAAAGCCGGACGGGAAGGCGGCGCTCGGATAG
- a CDS encoding DUF6210 family protein: protein MSTLPLIRLYDSASLGLILLWPTGILYSNQAGGSFCLQPQAEGAFLPLVDELVAQAELLHQHFTGPKWRGACANGIDEETAQEIERILGLSFVTRELGVRVDRARLGESHEAWVYVEVPAQPENRSVCLERIPASQGILTWPNSD from the coding sequence ATGTCAACCCTGCCGCTGATCCGGCTCTATGATTCCGCGAGTCTGGGTCTCATTCTTCTTTGGCCGACCGGAATCCTCTATTCAAACCAAGCTGGAGGATCCTTTTGTCTGCAGCCACAGGCGGAGGGCGCATTCCTTCCGCTCGTGGACGAGTTGGTGGCGCAAGCGGAACTGCTGCACCAGCACTTCACTGGACCCAAGTGGCGGGGCGCATGCGCCAATGGAATCGACGAAGAAACGGCCCAGGAGATCGAGCGAATCCTTGGCCTTTCATTTGTCACGCGGGAGTTGGGCGTTCGAGTCGATCGCGCACGGCTTGGGGAATCCCATGAGGCTTGGGTGTACGTAGAGGTTCCGGCGCAGCCTGAGAACAGGTCGGTCTGCCTTGAGCGCATCCCCGCTTCACAGGGCATACTGACCTGGCCAAATAGCGACTGA
- a CDS encoding Rdx family protein, whose translation MADAKVSITYCTAUGYLPRAARAAAALKDELEVDAELKKGGSGVFEVAVEGKVVIKKTGLAFPTEQEVVDAVFRALKP comes from the coding sequence ATGGCCGACGCGAAGGTTTCCATCACCTACTGTACTGCTTGAGGCTACCTGCCCCGGGCCGCCCGTGCGGCGGCAGCACTGAAGGACGAACTGGAAGTGGATGCGGAGCTGAAGAAGGGCGGGTCGGGGGTTTTTGAAGTGGCGGTGGAGGGGAAGGTCGTCATCAAGAAGACCGGCCTGGCGTTCCCCACCGAGCAGGAGGTGGTGGACGCGGTGTTCCGCGCCCTGAAGCCTTGA
- a CDS encoding glutathione S-transferase family protein — translation MALPTLFYGVPSGCSFGAIVALEWLGRPYQLCRIAMPEDVTTADYRRINPVAETPTLMTETGARISESMAILNHLGARGVGTGLSFAQGTEDFDRLNQMLAYLNTTFFGAFSPLWYALDHAELPESEKQALRNLGARKVVSAHANLEALLGDTPWLLGDHRTLADAYFIGIARWTRYHEVLDRRDYPKLQGLFERLETDAGVRFAHAIEKGETPQGSGAFQGHIRLAEALRRLPA, via the coding sequence ATGGCATTGCCTACCCTCTTCTACGGTGTCCCCTCGGGCTGCTCGTTTGGAGCCATCGTCGCGCTGGAGTGGCTGGGCCGGCCCTACCAGCTGTGCCGCATCGCCATGCCGGAGGACGTCACCACCGCGGACTACCGCCGGATCAACCCCGTCGCGGAGACGCCCACCTTGATGACGGAGACGGGCGCCCGCATCAGCGAAAGCATGGCCATCCTCAACCACCTGGGCGCGCGCGGTGTGGGCACCGGGCTGTCGTTCGCCCAGGGCACCGAGGACTTCGACCGGTTGAACCAGATGCTCGCGTACCTCAACACCACCTTCTTCGGCGCCTTCTCGCCGCTCTGGTACGCGCTCGATCACGCCGAGCTGCCGGAGTCCGAAAAGCAGGCGCTGCGGAACCTGGGGGCCCGCAAGGTGGTCTCCGCGCACGCGAACCTGGAGGCACTGCTGGGCGACACGCCATGGCTTCTAGGCGACCACCGCACGCTGGCGGACGCCTACTTCATCGGCATCGCCCGGTGGACCCGGTACCACGAGGTGCTGGACCGCCGCGACTACCCGAAGCTCCAGGGCCTCTTCGAGCGGCTGGAGACGGACGCCGGCGTGCGCTTCGCCCATGCCATTGAAAAGGGCGAGACGCCGCAGGGCAGCGGCGCATTCCAGGGGCACATCCGCCTCGCGGAGGCCCTGCGACGGCTGCCCGCGTGA
- a CDS encoding DEAD/DEAH box helicase, protein MTFASLGLSDALVRAVAELGYDEPTPVQRAAIPVVLRGGDVQASAKTGSGKTAAFLLPLLEALRARPGGTVRPVRAFILVPTRELAAQIVDSLQRYGRHLKKPLKTCLAVGGVSANPQMLALRGGADVVVATPGRALDLVDQNALRLGEVETLVLDEADRLFSLGFADELNRLLTLLPARRQNLLFSATFPPAVRSFAERLLHEPTRIDVDDGELPSADQILQRAIQVDAPRRTMLLRQLLETHAWSHVLTFVASRYAADHVALKLNRAGIPATSLHGDLSQGARTQALADFKAKRVRVLVATDVAARGLDIAGLPAVVNYDLPRSTVDYVHRIGRTGRAGDQGVAISFVSADTEAHFRLIEKRNNLSVAREQVAGFEPTQTAVSAAPPLDPNGGVKGRRKSKKDKLREAAAAVPPPKRKP, encoded by the coding sequence ATGACCTTCGCTTCACTTGGCCTGTCGGACGCGCTCGTCCGCGCCGTGGCCGAACTTGGATACGACGAACCCACGCCGGTGCAGCGCGCGGCCATCCCCGTGGTGCTGCGCGGCGGCGACGTCCAGGCTTCGGCGAAGACGGGCTCGGGGAAGACCGCGGCGTTCCTGCTGCCCCTTCTGGAGGCCTTGCGCGCCCGGCCGGGTGGGACGGTCCGGCCGGTGCGGGCCTTCATCCTGGTCCCCACGCGGGAGCTCGCCGCCCAGATCGTCGACTCCCTCCAGCGGTATGGCCGTCACCTGAAGAAGCCGCTGAAGACCTGCCTCGCGGTCGGCGGCGTCTCCGCGAACCCGCAGATGCTGGCGCTCCGGGGCGGCGCGGACGTCGTCGTGGCCACACCGGGCCGCGCGCTGGACCTCGTGGATCAGAACGCGCTCCGGCTGGGGGAGGTGGAGACGCTGGTGCTCGACGAGGCCGACCGGCTGTTTTCCCTGGGCTTCGCTGACGAGCTCAACCGCCTGCTCACGCTCCTGCCCGCGCGCCGCCAGAACCTGCTGTTCTCCGCCACGTTCCCGCCCGCCGTGCGTAGTTTCGCGGAGCGACTGCTGCACGAGCCCACGCGCATCGACGTCGATGACGGCGAGTTGCCCTCCGCGGACCAAATCCTCCAGCGGGCCATCCAGGTGGATGCGCCCCGGCGCACGATGCTCCTTCGGCAGTTGCTGGAAACCCACGCGTGGTCCCACGTCCTCACGTTCGTCGCCAGCCGCTACGCGGCGGACCATGTCGCGCTGAAGCTCAACCGCGCCGGCATCCCCGCGACGTCGCTGCACGGAGATCTCAGTCAGGGGGCCCGCACGCAGGCGCTCGCGGACTTCAAGGCGAAGCGCGTGCGCGTCCTCGTCGCCACCGACGTCGCCGCGCGCGGCCTGGACATCGCGGGCCTGCCCGCGGTCGTGAACTACGACCTGCCGCGTTCGACCGTGGACTACGTGCACCGCATCGGCCGCACGGGGCGTGCGGGCGACCAGGGCGTGGCGATCAGCTTCGTCAGCGCGGACACCGAAGCCCACTTTCGTCTCATCGAGAAGCGCAACAACCTGTCCGTCGCGCGAGAGCAGGTGGCGGGCTTTGAGCCGACGCAGACGGCCGTGTCCGCCGCACCGCCGCTGGATCCGAACGGCGGCGTGAAGGGCCGGCGCAAGAGCAAGAAGGACAAGCTGCGAGAAGCCGCCGCCGCCGTCCCTCCCCCGAAGCGCAAGCCGTAG
- a CDS encoding SMI1/KNR4 family protein — MDWPLLIEFVRQRAPEFLAQLEGVPDASIRALTADRGAALPASYVEFLRRMGSHSGGWAPFGATLDPHFAAIVERLDQEDEDAPPSDRFFPVAIETDESMVALYDYYFDLQRVEGDDAPLVMLEAGVPYQWQTPVETHETFNERVTWSLFHRFQLRLCAEREAVTLGGTLRAGEGRAGLQQALVLLQRAGFEPALPPLGRVACLRAGGISVLARVNEDYELLTLLLGGDDRLSLNALADQLLAGLPGARRPSGPLEG, encoded by the coding sequence ATGGACTGGCCGCTTCTGATTGAATTCGTCCGCCAGCGTGCCCCGGAGTTCCTGGCGCAGCTGGAGGGTGTCCCGGATGCCTCCATCCGGGCCCTGACGGCCGACCGCGGCGCGGCGCTGCCCGCCTCCTATGTGGAGTTCTTGCGACGCATGGGCAGCCACAGCGGTGGTTGGGCTCCGTTCGGCGCCACGCTCGACCCCCATTTCGCCGCCATCGTCGAGCGCCTCGACCAAGAAGATGAAGATGCCCCGCCGTCCGACCGCTTCTTTCCCGTGGCCATCGAAACGGACGAATCAATGGTGGCCTTGTATGACTACTACTTCGATCTACAGCGCGTCGAAGGGGACGATGCTCCGCTCGTGATGCTGGAGGCGGGTGTTCCGTATCAATGGCAAACGCCAGTCGAAACCCACGAAACCTTCAACGAGCGGGTCACCTGGAGCCTGTTCCACCGCTTCCAGTTGCGCCTCTGCGCCGAACGCGAGGCGGTGACCCTGGGCGGCACCCTTCGGGCCGGCGAAGGACGCGCCGGGCTGCAGCAGGCACTGGTGCTGTTGCAACGCGCCGGGTTCGAGCCAGCCCTTCCACCGCTGGGCCGGGTCGCCTGCTTGCGAGCGGGAGGCATCAGCGTCCTGGCTCGCGTGAACGAAGACTACGAGCTGCTGACGCTGCTGCTGGGCGGCGACGACCGCTTGTCCTTGAACGCGCTGGCTGATCAGCTGCTCGCGGGCCTGCCTGGTGCGCGGCGTCCATCGGGTCCGCTCGAAGGCTGA
- a CDS encoding TetR/AcrR family transcriptional regulator, giving the protein MTDDEAAARRARILTAARWCFLNFGFAKTALEDIAKRAGLSRTLLYRTFKDKEEIYRAVFVDWLISRHPAAKEAANGPGSAYERLLSVCRLMALEPWAEMVGAPMGSEFLDACERIDPESEALYRKVVLECVVAILGDEPSSEVFLLALDGLLADKPSMETLEQRTQLLAARFAPRSSKKGTRS; this is encoded by the coding sequence ATGACAGACGACGAGGCAGCCGCCCGCCGCGCGAGGATCCTGACCGCCGCGCGCTGGTGCTTCCTCAACTTCGGCTTCGCGAAGACGGCCTTGGAGGACATCGCCAAACGAGCCGGCCTCTCGCGCACGCTGCTCTATCGGACCTTCAAGGACAAAGAAGAGATCTACCGGGCCGTCTTCGTGGACTGGCTGATCTCTCGGCACCCCGCCGCGAAGGAGGCGGCGAACGGCCCGGGCAGCGCTTATGAGCGTTTGCTCAGCGTCTGCCGTCTGATGGCGCTCGAGCCCTGGGCTGAGATGGTCGGGGCGCCCATGGGGAGCGAGTTCCTCGATGCGTGCGAGCGAATCGATCCCGAGAGCGAGGCGCTCTATCGCAAGGTCGTGCTCGAGTGCGTGGTTGCCATCTTGGGCGATGAACCGAGCTCCGAGGTCTTCCTCCTCGCGCTCGATGGGTTGCTCGCGGACAAGCCGTCGATGGAGACGCTGGAGCAGCGGACGCAGCTCCTGGCAGCGCGCTTTGCTCCTCGCTCTTCAAAGAAGGGAACTCGGTCATGA
- a CDS encoding ATP-grasp domain-containing protein — protein sequence MIRCAFIQELGSGRMEPEMRALLEELRERQIAVETFTAKQLSRAQLPLARDVLVAGDVPTVLGALKQLGIPAPETHDYPPSLSSFLHRRVWRSTVRDLKAAVLHEAGPPVFAKPTGRRKRFTGHVFASVEDLLYLERASASTEILCSEVSRWQSEFRVFVVHGTVVGTRHYGGDPSLRIDEGQVNRAVQLLEEAGEGTAGYAVDFGVLESGQTAIVEWNDGFSLGAYGLGQGPYTDLTLARWLELVRPG from the coding sequence ATGATTCGCTGCGCATTCATTCAGGAGCTGGGCTCCGGTCGCATGGAGCCAGAGATGCGAGCGCTTCTCGAAGAACTCCGGGAGCGCCAGATTGCCGTCGAAACATTTACCGCGAAGCAGCTCTCCAGGGCCCAGTTACCGTTGGCTCGGGACGTCCTGGTGGCGGGCGACGTACCGACGGTACTGGGAGCGCTGAAACAACTCGGAATCCCTGCACCCGAGACCCACGATTATCCGCCAAGCCTGAGTTCCTTTCTCCACCGGCGTGTCTGGCGGAGCACAGTGAGAGACCTGAAGGCGGCCGTCCTCCACGAAGCAGGCCCTCCGGTTTTCGCCAAACCCACTGGGCGCCGTAAACGGTTCACGGGACACGTCTTCGCGTCAGTGGAGGATCTGCTCTATCTGGAGCGCGCATCGGCGAGCACGGAAATCCTCTGCTCGGAAGTGAGCCGATGGCAGAGCGAGTTTCGTGTCTTCGTCGTGCACGGCACCGTTGTCGGGACTCGTCACTATGGAGGCGACCCTTCCCTTCGAATCGATGAAGGGCAGGTCAACCGGGCCGTCCAACTCCTGGAGGAGGCTGGAGAGGGTACAGCGGGATATGCGGTCGACTTCGGCGTGCTTGAGTCTGGCCAAACCGCCATCGTCGAGTGGAACGATGGTTTTTCGCTGGGCGCCTACGGCTTGGGACAAGGCCCCTATACCGATCTGACGCTGGCCCGCTGGCTGGAGCTTGTACGGCCTGGATGA